Below is a window of Leuconostoc gasicomitatum LMG 18811 DNA.
GTCTAATCGACCAATAGGATAGACGCGTTGACTAACATCACCCAAAAGATCTATCACTGTCTGACGTCCTTTTTCATCATTGTTAGTTGTTACAACACCACGCGGTTTATTTAATAAATAATAAACCAATTTCTCACGACCCTCAATTGGTGAACCATCTACTTCAACATGATCGTTTGGTTCGACCTTCATACCAAGTTCAGTAATCGTCTGCCCATTAACTTGCACACGCCCCTTGGCAATTAACTCTTCTGCCCCACGCCGTGATGCTAAACCAGCTTGTGCAATAATTTTTTGTAAACGTTGTGCTTCTTCAGACATGTTTATTCTCTTCTTCCGTTTCTGCCACACGCGCTTCAAACGCGCTGGTAAACAACTCGCCACCCTCATCACCAATTTCCAATGTGTCAAAATCTGGCAAGGGTGGTAACTCTGTTAGTTTTTTTAGCCCAAAATAGTCTAAAAATTCAGTCGTCGTACCGTACATAATTGGCCTACCTGGTTCATCTTTTCGTCCTGTCGCTACAATTAATTGGCGCAGTGCTAATTTTTGTAATGTTCCAGATGACTGCACACCACGAATTTGATCAATTTCAACACGCGTTATAGGCTGTTTATAAGCAACAATTACTAATGTTTCTAACTGTGCTTGCGACAAAGTTGCATTTATCGGTGCATCAAAGTAGCCTTTTACAGTGGCACCAAGTTCTGGCTTTGTTAC
It encodes the following:
- the scpB gene encoding SMC-Scp complex subunit ScpB; amino-acid sequence: MNNLAQVESLLFVAGDEGIKIEDICHMTQFDKSAVITLIDELATNYANNLNSALEIRESDGAYRLVTKPELGATVKGYFDAPINATLSQAQLETLVIVAYKQPITRVEIDQIRGVQSSGTLQKLALRQLIVATGRKDEPGRPIMYGTTTEFLDYFGLKKLTELPPLPDFDTLEIGDEGGELFTSAFEARVAETEEENKHV